One stretch of Akkermansia sp. RCC_12PD DNA includes these proteins:
- a CDS encoding sugar O-acetyltransferase: protein MDSNQLNNMLSGRLYDARDPELAARRLRARRLTARYNGADPEDDELRRETARELLGSVGEGCYLEPPFRCDYGSNISLGDRVYANFNLVILDCARVEIGNDVLIGPNVGIYTAGHPVDPGLRQECLEFALPIAIEDGVWIGGHVAVAPGVRIGRNSVIGAGSVVTRDIPPGVVAAGNPCRVLRPIAERDREFYAGNRRVDGRAETNSRMP, encoded by the coding sequence ATGGACTCAAACCAGTTGAATAATATGCTCTCCGGGCGTCTGTACGACGCCCGCGATCCGGAACTGGCCGCGCGGCGCCTCAGGGCCCGCAGGCTGACGGCCCGTTATAACGGTGCGGACCCGGAGGATGATGAATTGCGCCGGGAAACGGCCCGCGAACTCCTGGGAAGCGTTGGGGAGGGGTGCTATCTGGAGCCTCCGTTCAGGTGCGACTACGGTTCCAACATCAGCCTGGGGGACCGCGTTTACGCCAATTTCAATCTGGTCATTCTGGATTGCGCCCGGGTGGAAATTGGAAACGACGTGCTGATAGGCCCGAATGTAGGCATTTATACTGCGGGCCATCCCGTGGACCCCGGCCTCAGGCAGGAATGCCTGGAATTCGCACTGCCGATCGCCATTGAAGACGGCGTCTGGATAGGCGGCCACGTGGCGGTGGCTCCTGGCGTGCGCATCGGCAGGAACTCCGTGATAGGAGCCGGAAGCGTGGTGACCCGGGACATTCCCCCCGGCGTGGTGGCCGCGGGCAATCCCTGCCGCGTTCTGCGGCCCATTGCGGAAAGAGACCGCGAATTTTATGCCGGAAACAGGCGCGTGGACGGCCGGGCGGAGACAAATTCCCGGATGCCGTGA
- the rpsO gene encoding 30S ribosomal protein S15 — protein MSNEINLQEFKMHEKDSGSSSFQIALLTKRIAHLTAHLGENKHDVSSRRGLLKMVALRRKLLDYVKREDLAQYQSLIQRLGLRR, from the coding sequence ATGAGTAACGAAATCAATCTGCAGGAATTCAAGATGCACGAAAAGGACTCCGGTAGCTCCAGCTTCCAGATCGCCCTTCTGACCAAGCGCATCGCCCACCTGACCGCCCACCTGGGAGAAAACAAGCACGACGTTTCCTCCCGCCGCGGGCTGCTGAAAATGGTGGCTCTGCGCCGCAAGCTTCTTGACTACGTCAAGCGTGAAGATCTGGCCCAATACCAGAGCCTGATTCAGCGTCTTGGACTGCGCCGCTAA
- a CDS encoding EamA family transporter has product MTTMTESTTKKEPGYLAVILAYFLIYVVWGSTYYFIGVALRGFPPFLLGGLRFSAAGILLLTFSRIRGEGIFRGGLIRKSAVSGIILLFIDMAVIMLAQQYLSSSLVAILASSTVIWIMALDIPMWKTNFRLPAVSIGIVTGFLGVGLLFLEQLFHGGKNVHHEYGVVLLVVGCISWALGTLYAKYKSSSEEEVNDFAGAAWQMLFAGGMFWVCSFLGRETDAVSWEAIPSAAWLSLVYLILFGSILAYTSYIWLLKVRPATEVGTHAYANPLVAVVLGTMLGGEEISWIQIMGLCIILFSISLIRKPSGSHIRKGIP; this is encoded by the coding sequence ATGACGACAATGACGGAAAGCACGACAAAAAAAGAACCGGGATACCTGGCCGTTATCCTTGCGTATTTTCTGATCTACGTCGTTTGGGGGTCCACTTACTATTTCATTGGCGTGGCCCTCAGGGGATTTCCACCCTTCCTGTTGGGAGGCCTGCGTTTCAGTGCGGCGGGAATACTGCTGCTGACCTTTAGCCGCATCCGGGGGGAGGGCATCTTCCGGGGCGGCCTGATCCGGAAATCCGCCGTCAGTGGAATTATCCTGCTTTTCATTGACATGGCGGTCATCATGCTCGCCCAGCAATACTTGAGCAGCAGCCTGGTGGCCATCCTTGCATCGTCAACCGTCATCTGGATCATGGCTCTGGACATCCCCATGTGGAAAACAAATTTCAGGCTTCCTGCCGTTTCCATAGGCATTGTCACGGGATTCCTGGGGGTGGGGCTTCTGTTCCTGGAACAGCTCTTCCACGGCGGGAAAAACGTCCATCACGAATATGGCGTGGTTCTCCTGGTCGTAGGCTGCATCTCCTGGGCTCTCGGAACACTGTATGCAAAATACAAATCGTCTTCCGAAGAGGAAGTGAACGATTTTGCCGGTGCGGCGTGGCAAATGCTTTTTGCCGGCGGCATGTTCTGGGTCTGTTCGTTCCTGGGCCGTGAAACGGATGCCGTCAGTTGGGAAGCGATTCCGTCCGCCGCATGGCTTTCCCTGGTCTATTTGATCCTGTTCGGTTCCATCCTTGCTTACACCAGCTACATCTGGCTCCTCAAGGTGCGCCCGGCAACGGAAGTAGGCACCCATGCCTACGCAAACCCGCTTGTGGCGGTGGTTCTGGGTACGATGCTAGGTGGGGAGGAGATAAGCTGGATTCAAATAATGGGTCTCTGCATCATCCTTTTCAGCATCTCCCTGATCAGAAAACCTTCCGGCAGCCACATCCGGAAAGGAATTCCATGA
- a CDS encoding HlyD family secretion protein: protein MSKHLKAVSLGSMALAAAGGIIWGVWHIRESRSMSTDDCRVEASIVSVGTKLAERVVAVEVEEGDTVKKGQTLAHLDGRAVQARLLAARSRVKLMQARYDEMLAGFRPQEIESQRAKTAQAAANLEHARRDYERIEKLVRDQAGISSADRDAVRASYLAAQAVEKAERENLALRLEGYREEEKRSAQAQLEAARAEQDELEVLCEECVIKSPVDGIIARKLVNGGEMVSAGQKLFSIVDSHDIWLNVRVEETKIGRIRTGQEVRFTLDGYDGRVFYGKVYEIGAASCAMFSLISTENVSGYFTKVMQRFPIKVSLPESGDGVVFRPGMQGTVSIGF from the coding sequence ATGAGCAAGCATCTGAAGGCCGTTTCCCTGGGAAGCATGGCTCTGGCGGCTGCGGGCGGCATCATCTGGGGAGTCTGGCATATCCGGGAAAGCCGTTCCATGAGTACGGACGACTGCCGCGTGGAGGCGAGCATCGTGTCCGTGGGCACCAAGCTGGCGGAACGGGTGGTTGCTGTGGAGGTGGAGGAAGGAGACACGGTGAAGAAGGGACAGACGCTCGCCCATCTGGACGGCCGGGCCGTCCAGGCGCGCCTGCTGGCCGCGCGTTCCAGGGTCAAGCTCATGCAGGCCAGGTATGATGAGATGCTGGCGGGATTCCGCCCTCAGGAAATCGAATCCCAGCGGGCAAAAACCGCCCAGGCGGCCGCCAATCTGGAACACGCGCGGCGTGATTACGAGCGCATTGAAAAACTGGTGCGTGACCAGGCGGGTATCAGCTCCGCAGACCGCGATGCCGTCCGGGCCTCCTATTTGGCGGCTCAGGCCGTGGAAAAGGCGGAGCGGGAAAATCTGGCCCTTCGCCTGGAAGGCTACCGCGAAGAGGAAAAAAGGTCGGCCCAGGCCCAGCTGGAGGCGGCCAGGGCGGAACAGGATGAACTGGAAGTGCTGTGCGAGGAATGCGTGATCAAGTCCCCCGTGGACGGAATCATTGCCCGCAAGCTGGTGAATGGCGGGGAAATGGTCAGCGCCGGTCAGAAACTCTTTTCCATCGTGGACAGCCATGACATCTGGCTCAATGTCCGGGTGGAGGAAACGAAAATAGGCCGCATCAGAACGGGGCAGGAAGTGCGGTTCACGCTGGACGGCTATGACGGCCGGGTGTTTTACGGAAAGGTGTATGAAATAGGCGCCGCCTCCTGTGCCATGTTCTCCCTCATCTCCACGGAAAACGTCAGCGGCTACTTCACCAAGGTCATGCAGCGCTTCCCCATCAAGGTAAGCCTGCCGGAAAGCGGGGACGGCGTGGTGTTTAGGCCCGGCATGCAGGGCACGGTTTCCATCGGTTTCTGA
- a CDS encoding TetR/AcrR family transcriptional regulator has product MEQMTRIQQNTLRRIVEAAIELMSERGFHRVSVQEVGKKAGICEKTVFRYFATKKSLLDEIIRYRAYASELKREFENGRTWNLEHDLKLAVRLYFQETKAKRNAFRAYLSALDSVDTNGEDFLRDPRELHAFLCDYMTAMQEKGKVRAGDVRLMVRAFVNTLHGYMLMYCLNDDGKSWGDKVASMKLTIDLFIQGFSQTGNSVTA; this is encoded by the coding sequence ATGGAACAGATGACAAGAATCCAGCAAAATACGCTGCGGAGGATTGTGGAGGCGGCCATTGAATTGATGAGCGAGCGGGGATTCCACCGGGTCAGTGTGCAGGAGGTCGGTAAAAAGGCAGGCATTTGTGAAAAAACCGTATTTCGCTACTTTGCGACGAAAAAATCCCTGCTGGATGAAATCATCCGGTACAGGGCATACGCCAGCGAACTGAAAAGGGAATTTGAAAACGGCAGGACCTGGAATCTGGAGCATGACCTGAAACTGGCGGTGCGGCTCTACTTTCAGGAAACGAAGGCCAAGAGGAACGCGTTCCGGGCCTATCTGAGCGCCCTGGATTCCGTGGACACGAACGGAGAGGATTTTCTGCGCGATCCGCGGGAGCTTCACGCCTTCCTGTGCGACTACATGACCGCCATGCAGGAAAAGGGAAAGGTCAGGGCGGGGGATGTGCGCCTCATGGTGCGCGCCTTCGTCAACACGCTGCACGGGTACATGCTCATGTACTGCCTGAATGACGACGGCAAATCATGGGGGGACAAGGTGGCTTCCATGAAGCTGACCATAGACCTGTTCATCCAGGGATTCTCTCAAACCGGCAATTCCGTCACTGCATGA
- a CDS encoding AraC family transcriptional regulator, whose amino-acid sequence MIAKWTEGKHRTETAIPGLVLHRWSSPTEPSSYMFAPHLCLIAQGVKRILLGDEAYVYDAQTFVVSSVELPIVSHVLEATPEKPYLGLTLELDLKEISRLMLHGSLPPASSSPTDRGIGVSKLTPPLLNAVERLLALLDTPEEIPVFQRLVEQEIYYRLLMDEGQGTRLRQIIMAESRSNQIARAIDWMKRHFDQPLHISELAKHAGMSPSGFHQHFRALTAISPLQFQKRIRLNEARRLMLLENMDAGNAAFRVGYESPTQFNREYKRMFGNPPRTDIKMLQSAQV is encoded by the coding sequence ATGATTGCCAAATGGACGGAAGGGAAGCACCGGACAGAGACGGCTATTCCCGGACTGGTGCTTCACCGCTGGTCGTCCCCCACGGAGCCGAGCAGCTATATGTTCGCTCCCCATCTTTGCCTGATTGCACAAGGGGTCAAGCGCATCCTGCTGGGGGATGAGGCCTATGTCTATGACGCGCAAACGTTCGTGGTTTCTTCCGTGGAGCTCCCGATCGTTTCCCACGTCCTGGAAGCCACTCCGGAAAAGCCCTACCTGGGGTTGACGCTGGAACTTGATTTGAAAGAGATATCCCGGCTCATGCTCCACGGCAGCCTCCCCCCGGCCAGTTCCAGCCCGACGGACCGGGGAATAGGCGTCAGCAAGCTGACGCCGCCTCTGCTCAACGCCGTGGAACGCCTGCTGGCATTGCTGGATACTCCGGAGGAAATTCCCGTTTTCCAGCGCCTGGTGGAACAGGAAATTTACTACCGCCTGCTGATGGACGAAGGCCAGGGAACCCGGTTGAGGCAGATCATCATGGCGGAGAGCCGCAGCAACCAGATCGCACGGGCCATTGACTGGATGAAACGGCATTTCGACCAGCCCCTGCATATCAGCGAACTGGCGAAACACGCAGGAATGAGCCCTTCCGGCTTTCATCAGCATTTCCGCGCCCTGACGGCCATCAGTCCGCTCCAGTTTCAAAAGAGAATCCGCCTGAATGAGGCCAGGCGCCTCATGCTTCTGGAAAACATGGACGCGGGGAATGCCGCCTTCCGGGTGGGCTATGAAAGCCCCACCCAGTTCAACCGGGAGTACAAGCGCATGTTCGGAAATCCGCCCCGCACGGATATTAAAATGCTGCAATCCGCGCAAGTCTGA
- a CDS encoding polyribonucleotide nucleotidyltransferase, whose protein sequence is MSIHSVECNVGTNPVTIETGKMARLADGAVTVRCGDTVVLVTAVSATKVKEGQTFFPLSVEYKEKAAAAGMFPGGYFKREGRPTEKEILTCRMTDRPLRPLFPKGYLYDTQVIAILLSADGENDSDILSINGASAALCVSDIPFQGPVGAVRVGKIDGQFVINPTNTQRKESTLDLVYVGNKKDVIMIEGSANELPEEEFVQALRFAQENVTKLCEAQEELARVAGKPKRSYELIVAKPELLEIGYEIAGDRIEDAIYADSKVERQKKVGALRDEVEAAIKERHPEATDFDVEQVFEYIQKKAFRISIMEKNKRADGRELKQLRPLTAEINCLPSVVHGSALFARGETMAMALATLAPLEERQYFDSYTGGEDTKRFILHYNFPPFSVGDTGRFGGQNRREIGHGALAERSIAPVIPADADFPYAIRVSSEVMESNGSTSMATVCAGTMSLLAAGVPLIRPVAGISVGLVTEFNGDQMERYVTLLDIIGSEDFYGDMDFKLCGTDAGVTGYQLDLKLPGIPLDILEEAIYVAKKGRSDVLNVMHEAIAAPAEMSPNAPRIESTKIPADRIGELIGPGGKNIKAIQAESGADINIEEDGTVHIYASKQEGLDRAMELVTRMFKTIEIGELYTGKIVSTTTFGAFMEVLPGKDGLIHISELAEGRTVKTEDVVSVGDVVTAKCIGIDDKGRVKMSIRAALRDAKAAEAEAAGITE, encoded by the coding sequence ATGAGCATACATTCAGTTGAATGCAACGTTGGTACAAATCCCGTTACGATTGAAACCGGTAAAATGGCACGTCTTGCGGACGGCGCCGTGACAGTGCGTTGCGGAGACACCGTGGTTCTGGTCACGGCTGTCAGCGCCACCAAGGTGAAGGAAGGCCAGACCTTCTTCCCCCTGTCCGTGGAATACAAGGAAAAAGCCGCTGCGGCGGGCATGTTCCCCGGCGGCTACTTCAAGCGCGAAGGCCGTCCCACGGAAAAGGAAATCCTGACCTGCCGCATGACGGACCGTCCGCTGCGCCCCCTTTTCCCCAAAGGCTATCTTTACGATACCCAGGTGATCGCCATCCTGCTCTCCGCGGACGGTGAAAACGATTCCGACATTCTCAGCATCAACGGCGCTTCCGCCGCCCTCTGCGTGTCCGACATTCCTTTCCAGGGCCCCGTGGGCGCCGTGCGCGTCGGTAAAATCGATGGCCAGTTCGTCATCAACCCCACCAATACCCAGCGCAAGGAAAGCACCCTGGACTTGGTGTACGTGGGCAACAAGAAAGACGTGATCATGATTGAAGGCTCCGCGAATGAGCTGCCGGAAGAAGAATTCGTGCAGGCTCTCCGCTTTGCCCAGGAAAACGTTACCAAGCTTTGCGAAGCGCAGGAAGAACTGGCCCGCGTGGCCGGCAAGCCCAAGCGCTCCTATGAACTGATTGTCGCCAAGCCGGAACTTCTGGAAATCGGCTATGAAATCGCCGGAGACCGCATTGAAGACGCCATTTACGCCGACAGCAAGGTTGAACGCCAGAAAAAGGTGGGCGCCCTGCGCGACGAAGTGGAAGCCGCCATCAAGGAACGCCATCCGGAAGCCACGGACTTTGACGTGGAGCAGGTATTTGAATACATCCAGAAAAAGGCCTTCCGCATTTCCATCATGGAAAAGAACAAGCGTGCCGACGGCCGCGAACTCAAGCAACTCCGTCCCCTGACGGCGGAAATCAACTGCCTGCCTTCCGTCGTTCACGGTTCCGCCCTCTTCGCCCGCGGCGAAACCATGGCCATGGCCCTTGCCACGCTGGCTCCGCTGGAAGAAAGACAGTACTTTGACTCCTACACCGGCGGTGAAGACACCAAGCGCTTCATTCTGCACTACAACTTCCCGCCCTTCTCCGTGGGCGATACGGGCCGTTTCGGCGGCCAGAACCGCCGTGAAATTGGCCATGGCGCCCTTGCGGAACGTTCCATCGCTCCCGTCATTCCGGCGGATGCGGACTTCCCCTATGCCATCCGCGTTTCCTCGGAAGTCATGGAATCCAACGGCTCCACCTCCATGGCCACCGTCTGCGCGGGCACCATGTCCCTGCTGGCCGCCGGGGTTCCGCTGATCCGTCCGGTAGCCGGCATCTCCGTAGGCCTGGTGACCGAATTCAACGGCGACCAGATGGAACGCTACGTGACCCTTCTGGATATCATCGGTTCCGAAGACTTCTACGGCGACATGGACTTCAAGCTTTGCGGCACGGATGCGGGCGTCACCGGCTACCAGCTGGACCTCAAGCTCCCCGGCATCCCGCTGGACATTTTGGAAGAAGCCATCTATGTGGCCAAGAAGGGCCGTTCCGACGTACTGAACGTGATGCATGAAGCCATTGCCGCCCCGGCGGAAATGAGCCCGAACGCTCCCCGCATTGAATCCACCAAGATTCCCGCCGACCGCATTGGCGAACTGATTGGCCCCGGCGGCAAGAACATCAAGGCCATCCAGGCGGAATCCGGTGCTGACATCAACATTGAGGAAGACGGCACCGTGCACATCTACGCCTCCAAGCAGGAAGGCCTGGACCGCGCCATGGAACTGGTCACCCGCATGTTCAAGACCATTGAAATCGGTGAGCTGTACACCGGCAAGATCGTTTCCACGACCACCTTTGGGGCGTTCATGGAAGTGCTGCCCGGCAAGGATGGCCTCATTCACATCTCCGAACTGGCCGAAGGCCGCACGGTGAAGACGGAAGACGTCGTCAGCGTGGGAGACGTGGTGACTGCCAAGTGCATCGGTATCGACGACAAGGGCCGCGTGAAAATGTCCATCCGTGCCGCTCTGCGCGACGCCAAGGCTGCCGAAGCCGAAGCCGCCGGCATCACGGAATAA
- a CDS encoding alpha/beta hydrolase, with the protein MSGGIACAADKPADADNFYKSGKVASQKVEFNNQYKMKVAGNLFLPGDMDKDAKYPAIVVGHPMGAVKEQSANLYAAKMAERGFVTLAIDLPFWGESAGEPRNAVSPDMYAEAFSAAVDFLGTRPFVDRGRIGAIGICGSGSFAVSAAKIDPRLKAVATVSMYDMGAANRNGLWKSQTLEQRKKILAEAAKQRYVEFTGGAAKYTSGTVHELNENSHPIEREFYEFYRTPRGEFTPSGQSPELTTHPTLTSNVKFMNFHPFVDIETISPRALLFITGEEAHSREFSEDAYRRAAEPKELYWVPKAGHVDLYDRVNLIPFDKLTDFFTKNLK; encoded by the coding sequence ATGTCCGGTGGCATTGCCTGCGCGGCGGACAAGCCCGCGGACGCGGACAACTTCTACAAGAGCGGCAAGGTCGCCTCTCAGAAAGTTGAATTCAACAACCAGTATAAAATGAAGGTGGCGGGAAACCTGTTCCTGCCCGGAGATATGGACAAGGATGCGAAATACCCCGCCATCGTCGTGGGGCATCCCATGGGCGCCGTCAAGGAACAGAGTGCGAACCTGTACGCCGCGAAAATGGCTGAACGGGGATTCGTGACGCTGGCCATTGATCTCCCCTTCTGGGGTGAAAGTGCGGGAGAACCCCGCAACGCCGTCTCTCCGGACATGTATGCCGAAGCTTTCAGCGCGGCCGTGGACTTTTTGGGCACGCGCCCGTTTGTCGACCGCGGCCGCATCGGGGCCATCGGGATTTGCGGCAGCGGAAGCTTTGCCGTTAGCGCCGCCAAAATCGACCCGCGGCTGAAAGCCGTCGCCACCGTTAGCATGTATGACATGGGTGCGGCCAACCGCAATGGGCTCTGGAAATCGCAGACTCTTGAACAAAGGAAGAAGATTCTCGCGGAAGCGGCGAAACAGCGTTATGTGGAATTCACCGGCGGGGCAGCCAAATACACCAGCGGAACAGTGCATGAACTCAACGAAAATTCCCACCCCATTGAAAGGGAATTCTATGAATTCTACCGTACTCCGAGAGGCGAATTCACCCCCAGCGGCCAGTCGCCGGAACTGACCACGCATCCCACACTGACCAGCAACGTAAAATTCATGAACTTCCATCCGTTTGTGGACATTGAAACCATCTCCCCCCGCGCCCTGTTGTTCATCACGGGCGAGGAGGCACATTCACGGGAATTCAGCGAAGACGCGTACCGGAGGGCTGCCGAACCCAAGGAACTGTACTGGGTGCCCAAGGCTGGACATGTGGACCTCTATGACCGGGTAAACCTGATTCCGTTCGACAAGCTGACGGACTTCTTCACTAAAAACCTGAAATAA
- a CDS encoding MFS transporter translates to MGGNADEKEMTGGRRWLLLGMACVCTMLTFLNMGCITAATPDLSGTFVVGTLDVSWSGAACPLGTALSFTVAAYLWARLGLRRSLRTALLLMLAGTLAGLAADHFFIMVLARFLQGTGGGLALVYGTGLVNAALPPERRSPAMGVKLCSIGLASCASPVAGCLLVQYWHWKGLFVIVGAAAALLAVLTTLYVPNTKIPKNGKFDWFSFLALAAGCVCILMVLIYGETDGWTAPGVLCWMYGGFCSLVLAAISCMTHRTPLLDVRVLGNWRFLFGLLASLCNIFCICWVRVGTVQFMRNVMNYEPAGIAWVFLVLVAGFCAGAAIVLPLMQKGRLALRVGMMAGLLGLGSSAFFLSRLDAGRSWLDVAWPLGLLGVGYAFCLNVATPLALRGVEAKSAAASSRTLNTVRYVFISMYVGSVSTVLAHMKTGYRFDMAEQVRDDSPGTVQTLDMWQRHFSETGGTAADIHASVNAMLNHAVALQSQIFSVDAFYLCTVIVGGAGVLFALLCLKSGKERNTAS, encoded by the coding sequence ATGGGTGGAAATGCGGATGAAAAGGAAATGACCGGAGGGCGGCGGTGGCTGCTGCTGGGAATGGCCTGCGTCTGCACCATGCTCACGTTCCTGAACATGGGGTGCATCACGGCCGCCACGCCCGATCTCTCCGGCACCTTTGTCGTGGGTACCCTGGACGTTTCCTGGTCCGGAGCGGCGTGTCCGCTGGGAACGGCCCTGTCCTTCACCGTGGCGGCGTACCTGTGGGCGCGCCTTGGATTGAGAAGATCGCTGCGGACGGCACTGCTCCTGATGCTGGCCGGGACGCTGGCGGGACTGGCGGCGGACCATTTCTTCATCATGGTTCTGGCCCGTTTCCTTCAGGGGACGGGAGGCGGCCTGGCCCTGGTTTACGGAACGGGCCTGGTCAATGCCGCGCTGCCGCCGGAGCGCCGCAGCCCGGCGATGGGAGTGAAGCTGTGTTCCATCGGGCTGGCTTCCTGTGCAAGCCCGGTGGCTGGATGCCTGCTGGTCCAGTATTGGCACTGGAAGGGGCTGTTTGTGATCGTGGGCGCGGCGGCCGCCCTGCTGGCGGTTTTGACGACCTTGTACGTCCCCAACACGAAGATTCCCAAAAACGGGAAATTTGACTGGTTCTCCTTCCTGGCGCTGGCGGCGGGGTGCGTGTGCATCCTGATGGTGCTCATTTACGGGGAAACGGACGGCTGGACGGCTCCCGGAGTCCTGTGCTGGATGTATGGCGGATTCTGTTCCTTGGTGCTGGCCGCCATCTCCTGCATGACCCACCGGACGCCTCTGCTGGACGTCCGTGTGCTGGGAAACTGGCGGTTTCTGTTCGGGCTGCTGGCCTCCCTGTGCAACATCTTCTGTATTTGCTGGGTGCGCGTGGGAACGGTGCAATTCATGCGCAACGTCATGAACTACGAGCCCGCGGGAATTGCATGGGTATTCCTGGTGCTGGTGGCGGGGTTCTGCGCCGGTGCGGCCATCGTCCTGCCGCTGATGCAGAAAGGCAGGCTGGCCCTGCGGGTGGGCATGATGGCGGGACTGCTGGGGCTGGGTTCCTCCGCCTTCTTTCTGTCCCGGCTGGACGCCGGCCGCTCCTGGCTGGACGTGGCGTGGCCCCTGGGCCTTCTCGGTGTCGGGTACGCCTTCTGCCTGAATGTAGCCACGCCGCTCGCGTTGCGGGGGGTGGAGGCTAAATCCGCCGCGGCCTCCTCCCGGACGCTGAACACGGTGCGCTACGTCTTCATTTCCATGTATGTCGGCAGCGTGAGCACCGTGCTGGCCCACATGAAGACGGGATACCGTTTCGACATGGCGGAACAGGTCCGGGACGACTCTCCCGGTACGGTGCAGACGCTCGACATGTGGCAGCGGCATTTTTCGGAAACGGGAGGGACGGCGGCGGACATCCATGCCTCCGTGAACGCCATGCTGAACCATGCCGTAGCCTTGCAGAGCCAGATATTTTCCGTGGATGCCTTTTACCTTTGCACCGTGATCGTGGGGGGCGCCGGAGTCCTCTTTGCGCTGCTTTGCCTGAAATCCGGAAAGGAACGAAACACAGCTTCATGA
- a CDS encoding efflux transporter outer membrane subunit: MNTLISLASVSAAAALLLAACGGPAAFERPAMDIPDGTARSSPVGKNWWFVFHDGTLNRLEEKAVEYNRDLVRASALVDRAAAMAAETGASLKPQAGFQAEGKRQELSEGECYMNNLPDRARDLWGMSGVLSYEVDLWGRLRALTEEARADLLASAAARDAVYLRLTAEVASAYINVRTWEEKCLIIRHVHASYEQTCSMYEKRFVQGQYPELALRRVQAERAKTLAQLKLAENELSRAESALAVLVGDSPRQIMAGRRLSGGREDLLASPPSIPAGIPGDMIERRPDICELEARLKAAFYGKEAARADRLPSLVLTGRLGQVSTRLEDLLSRPSRNYDMGAGILQTLFDGGRKRAAVRAASAECAAAQAAYEQAVLNAFREIRDALVERRKSAEAYEASRDEVTCLRRSWDIASKQYEAGYLGLMDALDTHRNLLSGELDMADAAQMRLNAIVKFCKALGGGWQRGPDSA; the protein is encoded by the coding sequence ATGAATACTCTGATCTCCCTTGCTTCCGTATCGGCGGCCGCAGCCCTTCTGCTGGCGGCATGCGGCGGCCCGGCTGCATTTGAAAGGCCCGCGATGGACATTCCGGACGGAACGGCCCGGTCTTCCCCCGTAGGGAAAAACTGGTGGTTCGTCTTCCACGACGGAACCCTGAACCGGCTGGAGGAAAAAGCCGTGGAATACAACCGCGATCTTGTGCGCGCTTCCGCGCTCGTGGACCGTGCCGCGGCCATGGCGGCGGAGACGGGGGCTTCCCTGAAGCCGCAGGCCGGATTTCAGGCGGAGGGGAAAAGGCAGGAACTGTCCGAGGGTGAGTGCTACATGAACAATTTGCCGGACCGCGCCAGGGATCTGTGGGGCATGTCCGGGGTGCTCTCCTACGAAGTTGACCTGTGGGGAAGGCTGAGAGCCCTCACGGAAGAGGCCCGTGCGGACCTGCTGGCCTCCGCCGCGGCGCGGGATGCCGTTTATCTGAGACTCACCGCGGAAGTGGCTTCCGCCTACATCAATGTTCGGACGTGGGAGGAAAAATGCCTCATCATCCGGCATGTCCACGCCTCTTACGAACAGACGTGCTCCATGTATGAAAAGCGGTTTGTTCAGGGACAGTATCCGGAACTTGCCTTGCGGCGCGTTCAGGCGGAGCGGGCCAAAACCCTGGCTCAGCTGAAGCTGGCGGAAAACGAGCTGTCCCGCGCGGAAAGCGCTCTGGCCGTGCTGGTGGGGGACAGCCCCCGGCAGATCATGGCGGGAAGACGCCTTTCCGGGGGCCGGGAGGATCTGCTGGCGTCCCCTCCTTCCATTCCGGCAGGAATACCGGGGGATATGATCGAACGGCGTCCGGACATCTGTGAACTGGAAGCCCGGTTGAAGGCGGCCTTTTACGGAAAGGAGGCGGCGCGTGCGGACAGGCTCCCTTCCCTGGTGCTGACGGGCAGGCTGGGGCAGGTCAGCACCCGGCTGGAAGACCTGCTGTCGCGCCCGTCCAGGAACTACGATATGGGCGCGGGCATCCTGCAAACCTTGTTTGATGGAGGCAGAAAGCGCGCCGCGGTGCGGGCCGCCTCCGCCGAATGTGCGGCTGCGCAGGCCGCCTATGAACAGGCCGTGCTGAACGCCTTCCGGGAAATACGGGATGCCCTGGTGGAGCGCCGGAAAAGCGCGGAAGCCTATGAGGCTTCCCGGGACGAGGTAACCTGCCTGCGCCGGAGCTGGGACATTGCCTCCAAGCAATATGAAGCCGGGTACCTGGGGCTGATGGACGCCCTGGACACGCACCGGAACCTGCTGAGCGGGGAGCTGGACATGGCGGACGCGGCGCAGATGCGTTTGAATGCCATTGTCAAATTCTGCAAGGCTCTGGGCGGCGGGTGGCAGAGGGGGCCGGATTCCGCATGA